The Aeromonas encheleia genomic sequence TCACGGCGGCGGATCTGAAGGGGTTGGAGAGCGATCTGAAGGCGCTCAACATCCGCCTCTACCAGCTGCAGCAAGGCGATGGCGGCAGCTGATCATGCTGTCTTGAGCAATGGGTTGCGCAATGTATGGCGGGATTGACTATATGGGCAAGGTTTTGCCATATCCTCACGCTGTCTCGTGCAACCTGTTGCAGCAGTCTTCGCCGCTGGCATGGTGCCATCTCATAAGATGCTGATCTAAAACAATATTGCTGGTTAATTTGCATTGGCACAGAGGCTGCTGGGCTGCTACCCCAAAGTGTATTCAGGCCCATGCTCGCGACGGTGAGCGGCAGGCATGGCGGGACTGTCTCTCGAGACGCCGACCCCTTGCCCACACGGAGAATTCAGATGTGTCCCACTATTGCATTGCTCGGTGACATCGGCACCGACCACGAGGGGTTCCACCCCTCTCCGGTGATTGCCGCGAGCCCGAATGTCTTCCTCGACGGCAAGCCGGTGGCCCGTCAGGGCGACCCGCTGGCACCCCACGACAAACCCAACAATCCTCCCCATCCGCGCAGCATCTCGGGTGGCGTTGGCTCAGTGCTGGTGAACGGCAAGCCCATCGCGGTGACCGGTACCGCCATCGGTTGCGGCGGCGTGGTGATTGGTTCGGGCAGTGGACAGGCAGGATAAGGAACCCTTCATGGCAGACAGCACAGGATTACAATTTACCGTCAAGGTGGGGGCGCTGCCCGAGACCACCTTTGTGGTGGCCGAGTTCATGCTGGAGGAGGCGTTGAACGGTCCCTTCCAGCTGCGACTGGAGCTGGCCAGCCCCCAACCGGACATCGACTTTGGCGCCGTGCTGGACCAGCCCTGCGAGCTGCTGGTGTGGTACAACGGCGAGCTGCAACGGCGGGTGTGCGGGGTGGTGAGCGACCTGGCGCAGGGGGACAGCGGCTTTCGCCGTACCCGCTATCAGCTCATGGTGCAGCCGGCGCTGTGGCGGCTCTCCTTGCGCCAGAACTCTCGCATGTTCCAGGCGCAGAAGCCCGACGAAATCCTCTCAATCCTGCTGCAAGAGCACGGCATCACCGACTACGCCTTCGCGCTGAAAAACGAACACGCCCAGCGGGAGTACTGCGTGCAGTACCAGGAGACGGACCTCGCGTTCGTCAACCGGCTGGCCGCCGAAGAGGGACTGTTCTACTTCCACGAGTTCGAGCAGGGCAAGCACCGCATCGTCTTTGCCGACGACGCGGCGGCATTGACTGCCGGCCCCGCGCTCTTCTTCAACCTCGGCAACCGCTCGCTGGAACAGGGCCCCTACGTGCGCCAGTTCCACTACCGGGAGGCGGTGCGCCCGAGCGATGTAGAGCTCAAGGACTACAGCTTCAAGACCCCGGCCTATGGCCTGTCTCACAAGAAGCTGGGGGCCGAGCTTGAGCACCAGCGCGATACCTATCAGCACTTCGACTACCCGGGCCGCTACAAGCTGGACCCGAGCGGCAAGGCCTTTGCCCAGCACCGGCTGGATGCGCTGCGCAATGACGCGGTGACCGGCAGCGGCAAGTCCAACTGCGCGGCCCTGCTGCCGGGCCAGACGTTTTCGCTGACCGAGCACCCGAACGGTAGCTTGAACACCGACTGGCAGGTGGTGCGTATCAGCCACACCGGATTGCAGCCGCAGGCGCTGGAGGAAGAGGGCGGCAGCGGCCCGACCGTCTACCACAACGAATTTGCGGTGGTGAAGGCGAGCACCAGCTGGCGTGCCCGCATCGGCAGCCCACAGGCGCCCCACAAGCCGATGGTGGACGGCCCGCAAATTGCCACCGTGGTGGGCCCGGAGGGGGAGGAGATTTACTGCGACGAGCATGGCCGGGTGAAGCTGCAGTTCCCCTGGGACCGCTACGGTTCCAGTAACGACCAGAGCTCCTGCTGGGTGCGGGTGAGCCAGGGCTGGGCGGGGGGCCAGTACGGCATGCTGGCCATTCCGCGCATCGGTCATGAGGTGATTGTCTCCTTCCTGGAAGGGGACCCGGACCAGCCCATAGTCACAGGCCGGACCTTCCACGCCACCAACCGACCCCCCTACGAGTTACCGGCCAACAAGACCCGCACCGTGCTGCGTACCGAGACCCATCAGGGGGAGGGGTTCAACGAGCTGCGCTTCGAAGACCAGGCGGGACAGGAAGAGATTTACCTTCACGGCCAGAAAGACCTGAACGTGCTCATAGAAAACGATGCGGCCTGGCACATCAAGCACGATGAGCACACCGATATCGACAATGAGCGGGTGACCCGCATCAAGGCCAATGACCATCTCACCGTGAATGGCGAGAAGCGGGACCAGGTCAAGGCCGATTACTCGCTCACCGTCGATGCTTCCCTGCACCAGAAGTTGGGCCAATCCCTGCTGGTGGAGGCGGGGCAGGAGGTGCACATCAAGGTGGGTGACAAGCTGGTGCTGGAGGCGGGGGCCGAGATCACCCTCAAGGGCGGTGGTAGCTTCGTCAAGGTCGATCCGAGCGGCATCAAGCTGGTCGGCCCCGCCATCAAGCTCAATGCCGGCGGCAGCGCCGGATCTGGCTCAGGTTGGGCGGGCAAGGCTCCGATCGTTCCCAAGGCGGTGGAAGTAGTCAAGGCACCCGATGCGGTCGAATTGCTCAATGCCATCCCGACCGAGAAGGCGATGGAGGCACTGCTCAAGGAGCAAGAGCCTGGACAGGTCTTCTTTGTGCCATCCCGCTAAGGGCAACAGTGTTGTGCGATCACGAGTGAAAAGAAGATGAAAATCCTATATCCAATGCAAGTGGGAGGCGGTGATGCTCCCAAAGAAGTTGCTTCGCGTGAAGAATTTATCGGCAAGCTCAATGGTGAGCCGGGTGGCACCTTCCTGCTCGGCGGCAATCGTATCTGGCATGGTGGCATTCATTTGAGCGACAAGGGAGGCTGGCATCCGCAAGGTGCAGTGCGAGCTATTGCCGATGGAGAGATAGTGGCCTACCGCATCGCGTCCGATCCCGTTGCCGTGAAGCTGGAGCCGGAAGAGGGGAAGCCGGGTGAGGCAATCACCTTGCGTACCTCCCCTTCATTCTGCTTGGTCCGGCATCGTTATGAGGCCACAGAAGAAGTTTCCGGACAGCAGCAGCCAAAACGAAATGCTCTAACCTTCTATTGCCTCTATATGCACATTGCCAGCAAAAACGCTTATCAGGGTGAGCCAGAACGTCATGTGCTGACAGGGAGCGGTGTCGCTATATACAAGGCCACTGCAAGTCTGCAGTTTCAGAAAGAGGACAAGCTCGGTACTGCTCGCAAGGGGGCCGAAGTTAGCTTGATTGGAGCTCCATCGGAACGAATGAATCTGAATAATGAGCCTTACTCTTACCAGCTGGTCAGTTATGCCACCCCGAAGGACGGTGACCCGTCTCAGTTTTATGTGGCTTCACAATTTATCAAGGAAGAGCGCAAGGTTGAGCCCGACTGGATGATGGCCAAGCAAGATATTCCTTGTCTCTATCCGATCAGCAGCAACTGCTATCTACGTAAAAGCAAAGAACAGGGTGAAGCTGTGGCTGCGGGATTGCCAAAAACGAGCAAAGTAGCACGAACCACAGCTCAGCCAGTCGTATTTTCCAATATGAAGGAGTATCTCGAGGTTGAGGTCTGGGAGGTTGCCCAAGGCAAGCTGACCGATGGTAAAGGGAACGTAGTGCCCAATGCCTCGAAAGGTGAGCGTTACTGGGTTGCCAAAGAGATGTTGGGCCAGCCCAGTGAAGCCGTTCGGCATACCCCCATCGTTTATGACAAAGTGGAGCAGCGAAATACCAATCCCATTTCGGTCAAGGCCGGCGAGGTGGTCGGGCATTGGGGGGAGCATGAGACACCGAAACCGACGGCCAATGGTTTTGCTCTCAATGAAGATCGTAAAGCAATACATATGGAGATATTTGTCGCAGAGAGTGACAAGGAGGCTCTTGGTAAATGCATCAGCAATGAAGGAAAGTTAGCCAAGGGACAAGAGTATCTGCTGCTCAAAGAGGGTGAGCAGGCAGATACTTATAAGTTGACCAAGGAGAACAATACAACCAGCTACAGCAAGGCCGGAACATTTGGTCCGTTGGATGCTCCCAAACCGATAAGGACTCAGGATATCGTGGCTCATGGTGCCGACCGATTTGTGAAGGTGGCCGAGGATCAGCATGTGCTTATCAGCGGTGATACCAGACTGGTGAACCAGCATGAGTGGGAAATTCTGGGTGTGACTTTGGTTGATGGCGGCTCGGATCCCGACGGATTCCTAGACAAGGCTGACACTGACGGTAAGGAGGGGGGAGACTTTTTCAGCACCCTTTACGAAGAGCTGGTGACAGATCGGGATGGCGATGGCAGTATCAGTGCCGATGAAATCAAGGCGGCGATGGCTGATAAAATGGTCGCAGACAAGGTGCGAAAGCTGTTTATCAAGCACGAAAGTGAATGGGTAAAGCGAGATACGTGGTCAAGGCTCGAGCAAGAGCTAAAAAATATGCCAAATCTGTACAAATACGTACTGGAAGTTACCAATAAAATGGCCTGGATAGAAGAGGCTGCTGCTGTGGTGGGTGATACCAAGCCTTGGTTTATTCATCCAGTAGGGATGTTGGGGTTGGTTGCAGATCCTATTTCAGATGATGATATGGATGAACGGTGGTTGATTGTTTCTCAAGGCCAGCTGACCTTCAATGCAGAAGGTAATGATATAGAAGACAGTCCATTTTTCTCTAGGGTTATTCACTGGCCAGGAAATAGTTTATCTGGTGTGACAATTGGTCGGGGATATGATATTGGAAGCCGTTCACAGAAAGAGGTTTATAATGACTTGCAAAATGCAGGAGTACCTCATGATATTGCAACCATTATCTCCAATGGAGCAAAACTAAAAGGAGAGAATGCTTCTTCTTATGTCTCTGCTAATAGAGATAGCACACAGATATCTAGAAAGGCTCAGTTTAAACTTTTTGAGAAAATTTATCCGGATTATGTGAGTCGAGCTGAGGTGAACTATGAGCGATGGACTACAACTAATGAAATTAGTAGTGCAAACATCCCCAATATATCTGCTTCTGATAAAACTCAATGGAGTAGTCTTGACGTTAAAGTGAAAGATGTGGTAGTTGACTTGGTTTATCAGGGCTTTACTAAAGGACCAAAACCAATGCTCTATGGTATGTTGAATGATAGGGATAGATATGCGGAATATAT encodes the following:
- a CDS encoding type VI secretion system PAAR protein, producing the protein MCPTIALLGDIGTDHEGFHPSPVIAASPNVFLDGKPVARQGDPLAPHDKPNNPPHPRSISGGVGSVLVNGKPIAVTGTAIGCGGVVIGSGSGQAG
- the tssI gene encoding type VI secretion system Vgr family protein, producing the protein MADSTGLQFTVKVGALPETTFVVAEFMLEEALNGPFQLRLELASPQPDIDFGAVLDQPCELLVWYNGELQRRVCGVVSDLAQGDSGFRRTRYQLMVQPALWRLSLRQNSRMFQAQKPDEILSILLQEHGITDYAFALKNEHAQREYCVQYQETDLAFVNRLAAEEGLFYFHEFEQGKHRIVFADDAAALTAGPALFFNLGNRSLEQGPYVRQFHYREAVRPSDVELKDYSFKTPAYGLSHKKLGAELEHQRDTYQHFDYPGRYKLDPSGKAFAQHRLDALRNDAVTGSGKSNCAALLPGQTFSLTEHPNGSLNTDWQVVRISHTGLQPQALEEEGGSGPTVYHNEFAVVKASTSWRARIGSPQAPHKPMVDGPQIATVVGPEGEEIYCDEHGRVKLQFPWDRYGSSNDQSSCWVRVSQGWAGGQYGMLAIPRIGHEVIVSFLEGDPDQPIVTGRTFHATNRPPYELPANKTRTVLRTETHQGEGFNELRFEDQAGQEEIYLHGQKDLNVLIENDAAWHIKHDEHTDIDNERVTRIKANDHLTVNGEKRDQVKADYSLTVDASLHQKLGQSLLVEAGQEVHIKVGDKLVLEAGAEITLKGGGSFVKVDPSGIKLVGPAIKLNAGGSAGSGSGWAGKAPIVPKAVEVVKAPDAVELLNAIPTEKAMEALLKEQEPGQVFFVPSR
- a CDS encoding lysozyme family protein, with amino-acid sequence MKILYPMQVGGGDAPKEVASREEFIGKLNGEPGGTFLLGGNRIWHGGIHLSDKGGWHPQGAVRAIADGEIVAYRIASDPVAVKLEPEEGKPGEAITLRTSPSFCLVRHRYEATEEVSGQQQPKRNALTFYCLYMHIASKNAYQGEPERHVLTGSGVAIYKATASLQFQKEDKLGTARKGAEVSLIGAPSERMNLNNEPYSYQLVSYATPKDGDPSQFYVASQFIKEERKVEPDWMMAKQDIPCLYPISSNCYLRKSKEQGEAVAAGLPKTSKVARTTAQPVVFSNMKEYLEVEVWEVAQGKLTDGKGNVVPNASKGERYWVAKEMLGQPSEAVRHTPIVYDKVEQRNTNPISVKAGEVVGHWGEHETPKPTANGFALNEDRKAIHMEIFVAESDKEALGKCISNEGKLAKGQEYLLLKEGEQADTYKLTKENNTTSYSKAGTFGPLDAPKPIRTQDIVAHGADRFVKVAEDQHVLISGDTRLVNQHEWEILGVTLVDGGSDPDGFLDKADTDGKEGGDFFSTLYEELVTDRDGDGSISADEIKAAMADKMVADKVRKLFIKHESEWVKRDTWSRLEQELKNMPNLYKYVLEVTNKMAWIEEAAAVVGDTKPWFIHPVGMLGLVADPISDDDMDERWLIVSQGQLTFNAEGNDIEDSPFFSRVIHWPGNSLSGVTIGRGYDIGSRSQKEVYNDLQNAGVPHDIATIISNGAKLKGENASSYVSANRDSTQISRKAQFKLFEKIYPDYVSRAEVNYERWTTTNEISSANIPNISASDKTQWSSLDVKVKDVVVDLVYQGFTKGPKPMLYGMLNDRDRYAEYIVGNPSLNQYEPGRKRAEYLRGD